From the genome of Streptacidiphilus sp. PB12-B1b:
CGGAAGATCCGCACCTCGCCGGAGGCGCCCTCAGGGTCGCTGCCGACCGGTGCCATGGAGTCGGCGGCCCGGTCGCCGCCGCTGCCGCCGTCGGTCCACTCGACCGGGACGACCGCCTCCGCGCCGGGGGGCAGCGGCGCGCCGGTCATGATCCGGGCGCACTGCCCCGGGCCGACCACGGGCAGTTCGGCGGCCCCGGCCGCGATGTCGCCGACGACGGTCAGCACCGAGGGGTACTGCTCGGTGGCGCCGGCCAGGTCGGCGGCGCGTACCGCGTAGCCGTCCATGGAGCTGTTGTCGAACGGCGGCACATGGCCCGGGGCGGTGATCGGCTCGACGGTCAGGCAGCCCTGCGCCTCCAGCAGCTGCAGTTCCAGCGGGGGGAGCGGGCCGACCGTCCGGAGGATGGAGTCCAGGTGCTCGTCCACCGACCAGCTGCGCTCGGCGGCAGCGTCGGCGGCGCCGGGGTCCGGCCGGTCGGCCCGGTCCGGACCGGCGGCCGGGCCGTCGCTGTGCCTGTGATCGCTCACTGCTCCCCCTGCTGTCGTGCCTCGGTCGCCGGACGGCGGTCAGCCGCCGTCCCAGCTGCTGCCCGCTGTCCAGCACGCTACTCGGCGAGGGCCCCCTCGGGCGCGGCAGCCGCGAGCGGCTCGCCGTCGGGCTTGGCTCCCGGCTTGGCTTACGGCTTGGCGGCTGCGGGCTTGCCGGCCTCCAGCGGGAGGCCGTCCAGCGGGGTGCCGTCCAGCTCGCCGCTGCCGACGAAGTCCTTGAGCCAGGCGCGGAAGTCCGGGCCCAGGTCCTCGCGCTCGCACGCCAGCCGGACGATGGCGCGCAGGTAGTCGCCCCGGTCGCCGGTGTCGTAGCGGCGTCCCTTGAAGATCACGCCGTGCACCGGGCCGCCGCGGCCGGGGGTGCGCTGCGCCAGGACCCGCAGGGCGTCGGTGAGCTGGATCTCGCCGTGCAGGCCGGGCGCGGTGTCGTGCAGCACCTCGAACACGCTCGGGTCCAGCACGTAGCGGCCGATCACCGCGAAGCTGCTGGGCGCCTCGCCGGGGGCGGGCTTCTCCACCAGGTCGGTGATCCGGACGATCTCGTCGTCGCCGCCGAGGGTGCCGTGCCACTCGGCGGGCCGCACGGCCGCGCAGCCGTACAGGTGCGCCTGCGAGGGCTCGACCTCGATCAGCGCGACGACGCTGCCGCCCAGCTCGCTCTGGACCTCGATCATCTTGGCCAACAGCGGGTCGCGCGGGTCGATCAGGTCGTCGCCGAGGAGCACCGCGAAGGGCTGGTCGGCGACGTGCGGCTCGGCGCAGAGCACCGCGTGGCCGAGGCCCTTGGGGTCGCCCTGGCGCACGTAGTGCATGGTGGCGAGGTCGCTGGACTCGCGGACCCGGTCCAGCTTGGTCTGGTCGCCCTTGCGGATCAGCAGCTCTTCGAGCTCGTACGCACGGTCGAAGTGGTCCTCCAGCGGACGCTTGTTCCGACCGGTGATCATCAGGACGTCGGTGAGGCCGGCCGAGGCCGCCTCCTCCACGACGTACTGGATCGCGGGCTTGTCCACGACCGGAAGCATTTCCTTGGGAGTGGCCTTGGTCGCCGGGAGGAACCGGGTGCCCAGACCGGCGGCGGGGATCACAGCCTTGGTGATCTGGCGCGAACGAGCATTCGTCATGCCGAAGACTGTAACCGCCCGCCACCCGTGCTTCAGACCTGCCCCTGGGTTTTTCGCGGCCGCTCACAGCCCTCTGCCAGGGTCATGTGAACCTCCTGTGACATGGGCGTTTCCCGGACGTCCGGGAGCCCCTGCGCCCGGGCCGCCGCCCGCGCGCCCTCCCGCGCCAGCGCCAGCGCCCGGTCCGCGGCGCGCAGCAGCAGCGCTGCGTGGGTGCCGTCGCGCGGCAGCGAGGCGACGCCGACGGTGGCGCGCAGGCCGTTCCCGGCGGCGGTCGCGGCGGCGGCCGGGAGGGGCCCCGGGGCGGCCGCCGGTTCAGCGGCCGGTTCAGCAGCCGGTTCCGGGGCTTCTGGGGCGGACGGGACGGCGGGGAGCGGGAGCACGTGGCGGCGGACGGTCCAGCGGAGCCGCTCGGCGGCGTGCTCCGCGCCGTCCGCGTCGGTGTCCGGCAGCAGCACCAGGAACTCCTCGCCGCCGTACCGGCCGAAGATGTCGGACTGCCGGAACTCCATGGCCAGCCGCTGCGCCAGATCCCGCAGCACCACGCCGCCGCGCTGGTGCCCGTGGACCCGCCGGATCTCGTCGAAGCCCTCGATCTCCAGCAGCAGCAGCGCGAACCGGCCGCCCGGCCCCGCCCCGGGCCGGTGCGGGTGGCGCAGGCAGCGGGCGATCTCGCGGTCCAGGGAGAGCTGCAGGTAGCGGTAGTTCCAGACGCCGGTGAGCGGATCTGTGTACGAGGTGCGCTCCAGCTCGGCGCGGGCCGCCCGGAGCTCCTCGACGTCCCGGCGCAGGCCGCCCTCGCGGACGGCGGCGGACGCCCGCGCCCGGCGCAGCGCGCGCAGCAGCAGCGCGGCGGCGAGGAGCGCGGGGAGGCAGAGGGCGGCGAGGATGT
Proteins encoded in this window:
- a CDS encoding UTP--glucose-1-phosphate uridylyltransferase, with the translated sequence MTNARSRQITKAVIPAAGLGTRFLPATKATPKEMLPVVDKPAIQYVVEEAASAGLTDVLMITGRNKRPLEDHFDRAYELEELLIRKGDQTKLDRVRESSDLATMHYVRQGDPKGLGHAVLCAEPHVADQPFAVLLGDDLIDPRDPLLAKMIEVQSELGGSVVALIEVEPSQAHLYGCAAVRPAEWHGTLGGDDEIVRITDLVEKPAPGEAPSSFAVIGRYVLDPSVFEVLHDTAPGLHGEIQLTDALRVLAQRTPGRGGPVHGVIFKGRRYDTGDRGDYLRAIVRLACEREDLGPDFRAWLKDFVGSGELDGTPLDGLPLEAGKPAAAKP
- a CDS encoding GGDEF domain-containing protein; its protein translation is MMAQLYDILAALCLPALLAAALLLRALRRARASAAVREGGLRRDVEELRAARAELERTSYTDPLTGVWNYRYLQLSLDREIARCLRHPHRPGAGPGGRFALLLLEIEGFDEIRRVHGHQRGGVVLRDLAQRLAMEFRQSDIFGRYGGEEFLVLLPDTDADGAEHAAERLRWTVRRHVLPLPAVPSAPEAPEPAAEPAAEPAAAPGPLPAAAATAAGNGLRATVGVASLPRDGTHAALLLRAADRALALAREGARAAARAQGLPDVRETPMSQEVHMTLAEGCERPRKTQGQV